A genome region from Streptomyces xanthophaeus includes the following:
- a CDS encoding GNAT family N-acetyltransferase, with protein MVLSDGDVTLRPIKLRDQKAWREVNRRNRDWLRPWEATIPPPAPWGPVVQRPTYRQMVRHLRAEANAGRMLPFVIEYQGRLVGQLTVAGITWGSMCAGHIGYWVDREVAGRGVMPTAVALAVDHCFGKVGLHRIEVCIRPENVPSRRVVEKLGLREEGLRPRYLHIDGAWRDHLVYAVTVEEVPEGLLRRWHRARHSQSPPK; from the coding sequence GTGGTCCTGTCGGACGGCGATGTCACGCTCCGGCCGATAAAGCTGCGGGACCAGAAGGCCTGGCGCGAGGTCAACCGGCGCAACCGCGACTGGCTCCGGCCGTGGGAGGCCACGATTCCGCCGCCCGCGCCGTGGGGGCCGGTGGTCCAGCGGCCCACGTACCGCCAGATGGTCCGCCATCTGCGGGCGGAGGCGAACGCGGGCCGGATGCTGCCCTTCGTCATCGAGTACCAGGGCCGGCTGGTGGGCCAGCTGACGGTCGCCGGGATCACCTGGGGCTCGATGTGCGCGGGCCACATCGGCTACTGGGTGGACCGCGAGGTGGCGGGCCGCGGTGTGATGCCGACGGCGGTCGCGCTGGCGGTGGACCACTGCTTCGGGAAGGTCGGCCTGCACCGGATCGAGGTGTGCATCCGCCCCGAGAACGTTCCGAGCCGGCGGGTCGTGGAGAAGCTGGGCCTGCGCGAGGAGGGGCTGCGGCCGCGCTATCTGCACATCGACGGCGCCTGGCGCGACCACCTCGTCTACGCGGTGACGGTCGAGGAGGTCCCGGAGGGGCTGCTGCGCCGCTGGCACCGTGCGCGGCACTCGCAGTCCCCGCCGAAATAG
- a CDS encoding MogA/MoaB family molybdenum cofactor biosynthesis protein, which produces MGRALVVTASNRASQGVYADKGGPLLAEALQELGFTVDGPQVVPDGDPVEQALREGVAAGYDVILTTGGTGISPTDRTPDATARVLDYEIPGIPQAIRAEGLAKVPTAALSRGLAGVAGRTLIVNLPGSTGGVRDGLAVLARVLPHAVDQMRGGDHPRPAAPSGSTS; this is translated from the coding sequence CTGGGCCGGGCCCTGGTCGTCACGGCCTCGAACCGGGCCTCGCAGGGCGTGTACGCGGACAAGGGCGGCCCGCTGCTGGCCGAGGCGCTGCAGGAGCTCGGCTTCACCGTGGACGGCCCGCAGGTCGTCCCGGACGGCGATCCCGTCGAGCAGGCGCTGCGCGAGGGCGTGGCCGCCGGGTACGACGTCATCCTGACCACCGGCGGCACCGGGATCTCGCCGACCGACCGCACCCCGGACGCCACCGCGCGGGTGCTGGACTACGAGATCCCCGGCATCCCGCAGGCCATCCGCGCCGAAGGCCTGGCGAAGGTGCCGACCGCGGCCCTGTCGCGGGGCCTGGCGGGCGTGGCCGGGCGCACCCTCATCGTCAACCTCCCCGGCTCGACGGGCGGGGTGCGCGACGGCCTCGCCGTCCTGGCCCGCGTCCTGCCGCACGCGGTGGACCAGATGCGGGGCGGCGACCACCCCAGACCGGCGGCACCCTCCGGGAGCACGAGCTGA
- the moaC gene encoding cyclic pyranopterin monophosphate synthase MoaC, giving the protein MSTESRLTHIDEAGAARMVDVSGKDVTTRTARASGRVLVAPRVIELLRGEGVPKGDALATARIAGIMGAKKTPDLIPLCHPLAVSGVKVDLRVTDDAVEILATVKTTDRTGVEMEALTAVAVAGLTVIDMVKAVDKGAVITDVRVEEKTGGKSGDWARS; this is encoded by the coding sequence ATGAGTACCGAAAGCAGGCTCACCCACATCGACGAGGCCGGCGCGGCCCGGATGGTCGACGTGTCCGGGAAGGACGTCACCACCCGGACGGCACGGGCCAGCGGACGCGTACTGGTCGCCCCGCGGGTGATCGAGCTGCTGCGCGGCGAGGGCGTCCCCAAGGGCGACGCCCTCGCGACCGCGCGCATCGCCGGGATCATGGGGGCGAAGAAGACCCCCGACCTGATCCCGCTGTGCCACCCGCTGGCCGTCTCGGGCGTGAAGGTGGACCTGCGGGTCACCGACGACGCCGTGGAGATCCTCGCCACCGTGAAGACGACCGACCGCACGGGCGTCGAGATGGAGGCGCTGACCGCGGTCGCGGTCGCCGGCCTCACCGTGATCGACATGGTGAAGGCGGTCGACAAGGGCGCGGTCATCACGGACGTCCGGGTGGAGGAGAAGACCGGCGGCAAGTCCGGCGACTGGGCGCGCTCGTGA
- the sepX gene encoding divisome protein SepX/GlpR, translated as MSSSGLIYAVIVGAWAAYLVPMWLRRQDELNEARPTERFSTAIRLLSGRAGMERRYAKGLRERGDEQAEPHADPDAATETVDSVDADARAFAVPPTRAEPRPATVEREQRAERARREQRLQVLARRRRTTALLFLVFTLGAVVAAVGGLHYLWAPAVPALLLSTYIVHLRVQERRRYEFTMDRRRAEAAARQLRENRPSRREPEAAAGTEPDPAPPVSPQEAGRRALVEQTDHAEWVDQQRERERGPARGDSWEPVPVPLPTYVTAPVAPRATGPAAPDAWSATRSSTAEPTEPRLRAQPGPPKAEPKPQTTPRPRGQGKGRTPLFDQYEGEDRPRAANE; from the coding sequence GTGAGCAGCAGCGGCCTCATCTACGCAGTCATTGTCGGGGCCTGGGCCGCCTACTTGGTGCCCATGTGGCTCCGGAGGCAGGACGAGCTGAACGAAGCCCGTCCGACGGAACGCTTCTCCACTGCCATTCGGCTGCTTTCCGGCCGGGCGGGAATGGAGCGCCGTTACGCCAAGGGGCTGCGTGAGCGTGGTGACGAGCAGGCGGAGCCCCACGCGGACCCGGACGCCGCGACGGAAACAGTTGATTCCGTCGACGCCGACGCCCGGGCCTTTGCCGTGCCCCCGACCAGGGCGGAGCCGAGACCGGCCACCGTCGAACGGGAGCAGCGGGCGGAGCGGGCCCGGCGCGAACAGCGGCTCCAGGTCCTCGCGCGCCGCCGGCGCACCACCGCGCTCCTCTTCCTGGTCTTCACCCTTGGTGCCGTCGTCGCCGCGGTGGGCGGCCTGCACTACCTGTGGGCCCCTGCCGTTCCCGCCCTGCTGCTGAGCACGTACATCGTGCACCTGCGGGTCCAGGAGCGACGGCGCTACGAGTTCACCATGGACCGGCGGCGCGCCGAGGCGGCCGCGCGGCAGCTGCGGGAGAACCGCCCGAGCCGCCGTGAGCCCGAGGCCGCGGCGGGCACCGAACCGGACCCTGCGCCACCGGTTTCCCCGCAGGAGGCCGGACGGCGCGCACTGGTCGAACAGACCGACCACGCCGAGTGGGTGGACCAGCAGCGCGAGCGCGAACGCGGCCCCGCCCGCGGTGACAGCTGGGAGCCGGTCCCGGTCCCGCTGCCGACGTACGTGACCGCCCCGGTGGCCCCCCGCGCCACGGGCCCGGCGGCCCCGGACGCCTGGAGCGCGACCCGCTCCAGCACGGCCGAGCCGACGGAACCCCGGCTGCGCGCCCAGCCCGGACCTCCCAAGGCGGAGCCGAAGCCCCAGACCACCCCGCGCCCGCGCGGCCAGGGCAAGGGCCGCACCCCGCTGTTCGACCAGTACGAGGGCGAAGACCGCCCGCGCGCCGCGAACGAGTGA